In the Enterobacter cloacae subsp. cloacae ATCC 13047 genome, GCTATCATAGGGGGAGATTTTTTTCGTCGGAGTGTTCATGGAGCTGAGACAAGAAGCGTTCCACCTGCTACGGCAGCTTTTTCAACAGCATACTGCCCACTGGCAACATGCTTTACCGGCGCTGACCAAGCCGCAATATGCGGTGATGCGATCTGTTTCTGAAAATCCGGGGATCGAGCAGGTCGCCCTGACGGAAGTTGCCGTGAGCACAAAAGCGACGCTGGCCGAAATGCTGAGCCGCATGGAATCGCGCGGGCTGGTGAAACGCGAACACGATCCTGCGG is a window encoding:
- a CDS encoding MarR family winged helix-turn-helix transcriptional regulator; the encoded protein is MELRQEAFHLLRQLFQQHTAHWQHALPALTKPQYAVMRSVSENPGIEQVALTEVAVSTKATLAEMLSRMESRGLVKREHDPADKRRRFVFLTPEGEALLASCKPVGNEVDEAFLGRLSQDEREQFTALIKKMMRD